The following proteins are co-located in the Insulibacter thermoxylanivorax genome:
- a CDS encoding NAD(P)H-binding protein, with protein sequence MFTRAADAVIQAAKRTGVNRLVWMSSFGVGDTIQDAALVQKFMYKTLLRNFGWIRSLEL encoded by the coding sequence TTGTTTACGCGTGCTGCCGATGCGGTCATTCAAGCTGCGAAACGAACGGGTGTGAATCGTCTGGTGTGGATGTCTTCGTTTGGCGTTGGCGACACGATCCAAGATGCTGCACTCGTACAGAAATTCATGTATAAGACGTTACTGCGCAATTTCGGTTGGATAAGGAGTTTAGAGTTGTGA
- a CDS encoding MATE family efflux transporter, with amino-acid sequence MANLDLTPSWKKLRLFHLTWPILVDSVLRMMLGTVDVFMLSRISDTTTGAVGLANELIFFCILMFGFVAIGTSVAVAQYIGAGRKQEASDISANAISLNFLFGFIVSLTILLFGETFLRLLNSSPEQMSIAHHYLQIVGGFIWIEALSYALSSVIRSTGHTKNVMFVTLGVNIIHVVGNYLLIFGHFGFPELGVTGAAISTVVSRFLGIIVLFILLYRSMPAPIRTKYYIRWNRLYVKQILSVGLPAAGEQIAWQSQYLMILGFVNLIGITALNTHVYVMNVSNYFMALAMAIGTGTEIIVGQMVGAGAMDEAYRRLIRSVKISFVSTLLIVLIASMFRYDIIGLFTQDPEIITLGASIFLLSIILEPGRTFNMVVINSLRAAGDARFPALMGVISMWGVAVPLAYLFGIHYGFGLLGIWAVFIIDEWLRGIIMLLRWRSRAWEKKALVKAVHPLEEPQGIST; translated from the coding sequence ATGGCAAATCTAGATTTAACACCTTCGTGGAAGAAACTTCGTCTCTTTCATCTGACTTGGCCGATCCTAGTCGATTCTGTACTGCGGATGATGCTGGGCACGGTGGATGTGTTCATGTTAAGCCGAATCTCGGACACGACCACCGGTGCAGTCGGGCTTGCGAATGAGCTGATTTTCTTCTGTATTCTGATGTTTGGGTTTGTTGCGATCGGTACCAGTGTTGCCGTTGCACAATATATCGGTGCTGGACGGAAGCAAGAAGCGAGTGATATCTCAGCCAATGCGATCTCGCTGAACTTCCTATTCGGCTTCATCGTCAGTTTAACGATTCTCCTGTTCGGCGAGACGTTCTTGCGCTTGCTGAATTCCAGCCCTGAGCAGATGAGCATCGCTCATCATTACTTGCAGATCGTCGGCGGATTCATCTGGATTGAAGCGCTGTCGTATGCGCTGTCATCGGTTATTCGTTCCACGGGGCACACGAAAAACGTGATGTTTGTTACTCTGGGTGTGAATATCATCCATGTGGTCGGCAACTACTTGCTGATCTTTGGTCACTTTGGATTCCCGGAGCTGGGTGTTACGGGTGCTGCGATCTCCACGGTTGTCAGCCGCTTCCTCGGGATCATCGTGTTGTTCATCCTTTTATACCGTTCTATGCCTGCGCCGATTAGAACCAAGTATTATATACGCTGGAATCGACTTTATGTAAAGCAGATCCTGAGTGTAGGCCTGCCTGCAGCAGGTGAACAGATCGCTTGGCAATCACAATATCTGATGATCCTCGGGTTTGTGAACCTGATCGGCATCACGGCGTTAAATACGCATGTCTATGTGATGAATGTATCGAATTATTTTATGGCGTTGGCGATGGCGATCGGCACAGGAACAGAGATTATCGTCGGCCAGATGGTCGGTGCCGGAGCGATGGATGAAGCCTATCGCAGGTTGATCAGAAGTGTGAAGATCAGTTTCGTATCGACACTGCTGATCGTCCTCATCGCATCGATGTTCCGATATGACATCATCGGATTGTTTACACAAGATCCGGAGATTATTACACTTGGAGCGAGCATCTTCTTGCTGTCGATTATCCTTGAGCCCGGCAGGACGTTTAATATGGTTGTGATCAATTCGCTGCGCGCGGCTGGCGACGCTCGATTCCCCGCCTTGATGGGTGTGATCTCGATGTGGGGCGTTGCAGTCCCGCTGGCCTACTTATTCGGCATCCATTATGGGTTCGGGCTGCTTGGGATCTGGGCTGTGTTTATCATCGATGAGTGGCTGCGCGGGATCATCATGCTGCTTCGCTGGCGAAGCCGTGCATGGGAGAAGAAGGCGCTGGTCAAGGCAGTCCATCCTCTGGAGGAGCCGCAGGGAATATCGACATGA
- a CDS encoding DUF6575 domain-containing protein produces the protein MDYTLPYPIGAVEIIKVFEYYDGPKVFACESITGQKYIVNWIDTSSINDKWFYVPVSGTRYLLILNGKVSLRDCILHSENNMVLEVRTPKGKNDSVEIHYREVSTIVEEELPDPDSYVETEQHESTLPPREESTVLTAVRSGRDVLDLSLNVSDQHSNEIDAELLGEVLITTQNLAYYIGANSISSRGPISRDIMKTNKLKASGFFAASFGVRLKSETNQGLFGDTDASGTLERLMELFEATPKEEKFRTIIKGLSNRAIKTYFTLLNKLDNEDTRIKVEWASPNRKYKEALLDSSNIKKAIDILIKETKVEIKELELRGILKGVDTDSNKFNLLLENDEHIRGIIGENLRGQQFVVPVKVKAVVEQKTEIQVFTEEEKTTYTLISLE, from the coding sequence ATGGATTATACTCTTCCTTACCCTATTGGAGCCGTTGAAATCATTAAAGTATTTGAGTATTATGACGGACCAAAAGTCTTTGCTTGTGAGAGCATTACGGGACAAAAATACATTGTCAATTGGATAGATACGTCATCTATTAATGACAAATGGTTTTATGTGCCTGTAAGTGGAACAAGATACCTTCTTATTCTGAATGGGAAGGTCTCTTTACGTGACTGTATTCTTCATTCTGAGAATAATATGGTTTTAGAAGTCCGAACGCCAAAGGGAAAGAACGATTCTGTTGAAATTCACTATAGGGAAGTAAGTACCATTGTAGAGGAAGAGTTGCCCGATCCTGATTCATATGTGGAAACTGAACAACATGAATCCACACTTCCCCCTAGAGAAGAATCTACTGTTCTAACGGCTGTTCGTTCAGGAAGAGACGTTCTTGATCTATCCTTAAATGTAAGTGATCAGCATAGTAATGAAATTGATGCAGAATTACTGGGAGAAGTACTTATTACTACACAGAACTTAGCTTATTATATCGGGGCGAATAGTATAAGTAGTCGAGGGCCGATTTCTAGAGACATTATGAAAACAAACAAACTAAAGGCCAGTGGTTTCTTTGCTGCATCTTTTGGCGTCCGTTTGAAGTCTGAAACAAACCAAGGACTATTTGGTGACACTGATGCATCAGGTACACTTGAAAGACTAATGGAGCTTTTTGAAGCAACACCAAAAGAAGAAAAGTTTAGAACAATTATAAAAGGGTTAAGTAACAGGGCTATTAAGACTTATTTCACGTTACTTAATAAGCTGGATAATGAGGATACCAGGATTAAGGTTGAATGGGCATCTCCAAATCGAAAATATAAAGAAGCTTTACTTGATTCCAGTAATATCAAAAAGGCAATTGATATCCTTATTAAGGAAACAAAAGTCGAAATAAAAGAGTTGGAACTGAGAGGTATATTAAAAGGTGTTGATACGGATTCAAATAAATTCAATCTCCTTTTAGAAAATGATGAGCATATTAGAGGCATTATTGGTGAGAATCTAAGGGGACAGCAATTTGTTGTGCCTGTGAAGGTAAAGGCAGTAGTTGAACAAAAGACTGAGATTCAAGTTTTCACTGAAGAGGAAAAGACTACATATACCCTTATTTCACTTGAATAA
- a CDS encoding type III restriction-modification system endonuclease, with protein sequence MKIKFKHQQFQLDAVKSVVDCFEGQPNELSRFTLDRGRRQKPEQLAMDDLANAEQANIGFKNNAIQLIDHEILKNIQSVQRRNGLKISEKLEGKYNLTIEMETGTGKTYTYIRTMFELYQKYGWSKFIVVVPSIAIREGVLKTFQITEDHFMSEYGTKARYFVYNSKQLHHIEKFASDAGINVMIINSQAFNARGKDARRIYMELDDFNSRKPIDVLASTHPILIIDEPQSVEGKKTKESLKAFNPLFTLRYSATHREDYNKVYRLDALDAYNKKLVKKISVKGISAKGTSGTDSYLYLEGIDVSTKQAPVARLEFEVKTKTGLARKTHKIRQNDDLYQLSGELEQYKGYKVSEINGQNNSISFINGVTLYAGDVQGDVGELHFRRIQIRETIKSHFEKERALFHQGIKVLSLFFIDEVAKYRQYDKDGSELNGVYADMFEEEYMALLNEQLSLFADDPYIQYLNRIQVKETHKGYFSIDKKSKRYVDPKVSARETDSDDADAYDLIMRDKERLLSFSEPTRFIFSHSALKEGWDNPNVFQICTLKHSDSTIKKRQEVGRGLRLCVNQNGERMDSSVPGIDVHEINVLTVIASESYEQFAKQLQNEIAETLSDRPRKADRDFFLDKVLKNARGEQLKLEDTLASKLLYTFIKNDYVDDQYNLTDVYFNAVENQSLKLPEELTDFQEPLVELVKSIYVEGKSNLADNERNRNIASVTVNNNFYKKEFQELWNQINRKSVYTVKFDSEELVKKCVWALDSHLQVPAIRYAIKHGEMNRIESQQQLKSGEAFQTRETKTELVEVKPDFRVKYDLVGKLMDETRLTRKTIVAILTGIKEVTFLQFRKNPEEFMIRAAKLINEQKATTIIESITYDVLNDTFEADVFTKNTLSGKLGENAIPVEKHVYDYVVTDSKIERAFARELDVSNEVRVYAKLPRGFFIPTPMGNYNPDWAIVFKEGDVKYIYFIAETKGSMESMELREVEKAKIECASRHFAKLNTGQLKYDVVNSYEKLLEIVKA encoded by the coding sequence TTGAAGATCAAATTCAAACATCAACAGTTTCAGTTGGACGCCGTGAAAAGTGTTGTGGATTGCTTCGAGGGACAACCCAATGAGTTGTCCCGATTTACCCTTGACCGTGGCAGAAGACAAAAGCCGGAACAATTGGCCATGGATGATCTCGCGAATGCCGAACAAGCAAATATCGGATTCAAGAACAACGCCATTCAATTGATTGATCATGAAATCTTGAAAAACATTCAATCGGTACAACGAAGGAACGGTCTGAAAATCTCCGAGAAGCTTGAGGGCAAATATAATCTGACGATTGAAATGGAGACCGGTACAGGCAAAACCTATACGTATATCCGTACCATGTTTGAACTGTACCAAAAATACGGATGGAGCAAGTTTATTGTCGTGGTTCCTTCGATCGCCATTCGTGAAGGTGTGCTCAAGACGTTTCAGATTACGGAAGATCATTTCATGTCTGAATACGGCACGAAGGCACGATACTTTGTGTATAACTCAAAGCAATTGCACCATATCGAGAAATTTGCCAGCGACGCCGGGATCAATGTTATGATCATCAACTCGCAAGCCTTTAATGCGAGAGGGAAAGATGCAAGACGGATTTATATGGAATTGGATGACTTCAACAGCCGCAAACCGATTGACGTACTGGCGAGCACACATCCGATTCTGATCATCGACGAGCCACAATCCGTCGAAGGTAAGAAAACGAAAGAATCGCTGAAGGCTTTCAATCCGCTTTTTACGCTACGTTATTCGGCGACGCATCGTGAAGATTACAACAAAGTGTACCGGCTCGACGCTTTGGATGCATACAACAAAAAGCTGGTGAAAAAGATCAGCGTGAAGGGGATTTCGGCCAAAGGAACAAGCGGCACGGACAGCTATCTGTATCTGGAAGGCATCGATGTGAGCACGAAGCAGGCTCCGGTTGCCCGGCTGGAATTCGAAGTGAAGACGAAAACGGGTCTTGCCAGGAAGACGCATAAGATCAGGCAGAATGATGATCTGTACCAATTGTCCGGTGAGCTTGAACAGTACAAGGGATACAAAGTGTCCGAAATTAATGGGCAAAACAACAGCATTAGCTTTATAAACGGCGTAACTTTATACGCTGGTGACGTACAGGGGGATGTAGGAGAACTGCATTTCCGCCGTATTCAGATTCGGGAAACGATCAAGTCCCATTTTGAAAAAGAACGTGCGTTGTTTCATCAAGGGATTAAAGTGCTTTCGCTCTTTTTCATCGATGAAGTGGCAAAATATCGGCAATATGATAAAGATGGTTCGGAATTAAATGGTGTCTACGCAGATATGTTTGAGGAAGAATACATGGCCTTGCTCAATGAGCAATTGTCGCTATTTGCCGATGATCCATACATCCAATATTTGAACCGGATACAAGTGAAAGAAACGCATAAGGGTTATTTCTCAATCGATAAGAAAAGCAAACGTTATGTCGATCCGAAGGTATCGGCAAGAGAGACCGACTCCGATGATGCGGACGCTTATGACCTGATCATGAGGGATAAAGAGCGATTGCTTAGTTTCTCGGAACCCACCCGGTTTATCTTCTCCCACTCCGCTCTCAAAGAAGGCTGGGATAATCCGAATGTGTTTCAGATTTGCACGCTGAAACATAGCGATTCCACCATCAAGAAACGTCAGGAAGTCGGGCGGGGACTGCGGCTTTGTGTCAATCAGAATGGTGAACGGATGGATTCAAGCGTACCGGGTATTGACGTTCATGAGATTAATGTGCTGACCGTCATCGCCAGTGAATCATACGAGCAATTTGCGAAACAGCTGCAAAACGAAATCGCCGAAACGCTGTCCGATCGCCCACGCAAAGCAGATCGCGACTTCTTCCTGGATAAAGTGTTGAAGAATGCACGCGGCGAACAATTAAAATTAGAAGATACCTTAGCAAGCAAGTTACTGTACACGTTCATTAAAAATGATTATGTGGATGATCAGTACAATTTGACGGATGTATATTTTAACGCTGTAGAAAATCAGAGTCTCAAACTCCCTGAGGAATTGACGGATTTTCAGGAACCGTTGGTCGAATTGGTTAAGTCAATTTATGTAGAGGGTAAATCGAATCTGGCTGATAATGAACGGAATCGCAATATTGCTTCCGTAACGGTCAATAACAATTTTTACAAAAAGGAATTCCAAGAGCTCTGGAACCAAATCAATCGGAAATCTGTGTATACTGTCAAATTCGACTCCGAGGAACTTGTGAAAAAGTGTGTATGGGCTTTGGACAGTCATTTACAAGTGCCTGCGATCCGATATGCAATCAAGCATGGTGAAATGAACCGAATTGAGTCCCAACAACAGTTAAAATCGGGGGAAGCCTTTCAGACGCGTGAAACCAAAACAGAGCTTGTGGAAGTAAAACCGGATTTTCGGGTGAAATATGATCTGGTCGGAAAACTAATGGATGAAACGCGGCTAACGAGAAAGACGATCGTGGCAATTTTAACGGGAATCAAAGAAGTTACATTCCTGCAATTCCGCAAAAACCCGGAAGAATTCATGATTCGTGCCGCCAAGCTGATCAACGAGCAGAAGGCGACGACGATCATTGAATCCATCACATATGATGTTCTCAATGATACGTTCGAAGCGGACGTATTTACGAAAAACACATTATCCGGGAAACTGGGGGAAAATGCGATTCCGGTTGAGAAGCACGTTTATGACTATGTAGTTACGGATTCTAAGATCGAGCGTGCTTTTGCTAGAGAGCTTGATGTCAGCAACGAAGTTCGAGTGTACGCCAAACTGCCGCGTGGATTTTTTATCCCGACGCCGATGGGCAATTACAATCCGGACTGGGCGATTGTTTTCAAGGAAGGCGATGTGAAGTACATTTACTTCATCGCGGAGACGAAAGGCTCCATGGAATCCATGGAACTCCGTGAAGTGGAGAAGGCGAAAATTGAATGTGCCAGTAGGCACTTTGCTAAACTGAATACAGGCCAGTTGAAGTACGATGTTGTGAACAGTTATGAGAAGTTGTTGGAAATTGTGAAGGCTTAG